One window of the Corvus hawaiiensis isolate bCorHaw1 chromosome 30, bCorHaw1.pri.cur, whole genome shotgun sequence genome contains the following:
- the GMNN gene encoding geminin has protein sequence RTRRGCSPSRLSRRRGGAASFHGRVWVLAGSCLAIPYWPRRRAAREGPCELAWREREAGDGVVHLVNSKMKQKLTAEESSGPLQKYLTDTTCSAAPRQTLKMIQPSAAGSLVGRRNEKKSSVRRKLWNNKFASKACKAEVSVDKEQENENDVIQAVDLMMKGSPSSQYWKEVAEERRKALYEVLQENEKLHKEIEQKDGEIARLKEENEELMSLAEHVHYMTSVIERLTGQAPDNLETLESLALEESRQENEEHNCGEEADSPSEEGPSQVLSGLRENRSDPSSKEANHLQLE, from the exons AGGACGAGACGGGGCTGCTCTCCGTCTCGGTTGAGTCGGCGGCGGGGTGGGGCCGCAAGCTTCCATGGCCGCGTTTGGGTGTTGGCGGGCTCCTGCCTCGCTATTCCCTATTGGCCGCGGCGGCGCGCGGCGAGGGAGGGGCCCTGCGAGCTCGCCTGGCGGGAGCGGGAAGCGGGGGATGGTGTGG TTCATCTTGTGAATtccaaaatgaaacagaaactgACCGCAGAAGAGTCCTCAGGACCTTTGCAG AAGTATCTCACAGATACCACATGCAGTGCTGCACCGAGACAGACTCTTAAAATGATTCAGCCTTCAGCAGCAGGTAGCCTGGTTGGCAGACGTAATGAG AAGAAATCTTCAGTCAGAAGGAAACTCTGGAATAACAAGTTTGCCTCAAAGGCTTGTAAAGCTGAGGTGTCCGTGGACAAGGAGCAAGAAAATGAGAATGATGTCATTCAAGCTGTAGATCTCATGATGAAAG GAAGTCCTTCATCTCAGTATTGGAAAGAAGTGGctgaagaaaggaggaaggCTCTGTATGAAGTGcttcaagaaaatgaaaag TTGCACAAAGAAATCGAACAGAAGGATGGTGAAATTGCGcgcctaaaagaagaaaatgaagagctCATGTCCCTTGCTGAGCATGTGCATTATATGACCAGTGTGATTGAG AGGCTAACTGGGCAAGCACCTGACAATCTTGAGACACTGGAGAGTCTGGCTCTAGAGGAATCCAGACAGGAAAATGAGGAACATAACTGTGGAGAGGAGGCAGACAGCCCTTCTGAAGAAGGGCCATCACAAGTATTGTCTGGCTTAAGGGAGAATAGATCAGATCCTTCTTCAAAGGAAGCAAACCATTTGCAACTGGAATGA